The Microbulbifer hydrolyticus genome has a segment encoding these proteins:
- a CDS encoding acyl-CoA desaturase, translating to MKAVPEAPRIWLTTILFASTALVALVLVPLYGVLVGYHWYQWLAFAVLGAFCGFSITAGYHRLWSHRTYEAHWSLRLFYALFGAAALQNSALIWCSGHRRHHRHCDDNNHDPYSAKRGFWFSHIGWMLREYPSGEVNFDNAKDLQRDKIVMWQHNHYVPITVAMNVGVPLILGLLTGDVIGMLLLAGVLRIVVNHHTTFFINSLAHIWGRRPYTDENTARDNDLLAFFTFGEGYHNYHHIFQTDYRNGIRWYQWDPTKWLIKTASWVGLARNLKTVPAMRIQRAMLAMQFKRAEQKLEHSKHKESWKQLLEREAQDFSASLAEWKGLQQQRYENARERLMASWENAAIRTRVKELEYSLKMQRKRLQIMMGQFHLAPAAA from the coding sequence ATGAAAGCAGTTCCCGAAGCCCCTCGAATCTGGCTGACCACGATACTGTTTGCCAGTACCGCTTTAGTGGCTCTGGTTCTCGTCCCGCTGTATGGCGTCCTGGTAGGCTATCACTGGTACCAGTGGCTGGCATTTGCGGTACTGGGCGCCTTCTGCGGGTTCTCTATTACCGCGGGGTACCACCGCCTGTGGTCCCACCGTACCTACGAAGCACACTGGTCTCTGCGTCTGTTCTACGCACTGTTCGGCGCCGCAGCGCTGCAGAATAGTGCGTTGATCTGGTGCTCAGGGCACCGCCGCCACCACCGCCATTGTGACGACAACAATCACGACCCCTATTCCGCCAAGCGCGGCTTCTGGTTTTCCCATATCGGCTGGATGCTGCGGGAGTATCCCAGCGGCGAGGTGAACTTCGACAACGCCAAAGACCTGCAGCGGGACAAAATCGTGATGTGGCAGCACAACCATTATGTCCCCATCACTGTCGCGATGAATGTCGGTGTTCCCCTGATACTGGGTCTGCTGACCGGTGACGTGATCGGAATGCTATTGCTGGCCGGGGTACTGCGCATCGTGGTCAACCACCACACCACCTTTTTTATCAATTCCCTTGCCCACATTTGGGGCCGCCGCCCGTATACCGATGAAAATACCGCTCGCGACAACGACTTGCTGGCATTTTTCACCTTTGGTGAGGGCTACCATAACTATCACCACATTTTTCAGACTGATTACCGTAACGGTATCCGCTGGTACCAGTGGGATCCCACCAAGTGGCTGATCAAGACCGCCAGCTGGGTGGGCCTGGCCAGAAACCTGAAAACCGTACCCGCAATGCGAATTCAACGCGCCATGCTGGCGATGCAGTTCAAGCGAGCAGAGCAGAAACTGGAGCACTCGAAACACAAAGAGAGCTGGAAGCAGTTACTGGAGCGGGAAGCGCAGGACTTCTCTGCCTCGCTTGCCGAGTGGAAAGGGTTACAGCAGCAGCGCTACGAAAATGCCCGTGAGCGCCTGATGGCCTCCTGGGAAAACGCAGCCATTCGCACCCGGGTAAAAGAACTCGAATACAGCCTCAAGATGCAGCGCAAGCGGCTGCAGATCATGATGGGCCAGTTCCACCTGGCTCCGGCTGCGGCCTGA